The following proteins are co-located in the Legionella busanensis genome:
- a CDS encoding fatty acid desaturase family protein, giving the protein MQMSYCRKRVRTSYPLLKLTLILFTYISLILVRSHSLLISLFIALALGFILAGGLNLAHECLHQTYLKNRLINMYVGRFFTSLLLINFTIYKEHHLQHHKYVGTEKDTETKIQFKSLTQYLYFMTGLPVAFAKISKTLKVLWQVYPYYLNSPSKKRRAMLDTLFICFLLILFSIFTSLFPLTMLNYYWLPLSFSYMWILFFGLPEHLDCNPVANFYSESRSILSNHLVRLFLWNGNFHAEHHLHPGLAGSSLQQIFKKNSDSVLYQEKSYLHWHIRLIKKLINISNTGKMNSCQNC; this is encoded by the coding sequence ATGCAAATGAGTTATTGTAGAAAAAGAGTAAGAACCTCATACCCTCTTCTTAAATTAACTCTTATTCTTTTTACATATATTTCACTTATTCTAGTACGCTCCCATAGCCTACTAATTAGTCTATTCATTGCTTTAGCGTTAGGATTTATTTTAGCTGGAGGTTTGAATTTAGCTCATGAATGCCTGCATCAGACATATCTAAAAAATAGGCTTATTAATATGTATGTTGGGAGATTCTTTACAAGCCTATTGTTAATAAATTTTACCATCTATAAAGAACATCACTTACAACATCATAAGTATGTTGGAACTGAGAAAGATACAGAAACAAAAATTCAATTCAAATCATTAACACAATATCTTTATTTTATGACAGGGCTTCCCGTAGCCTTTGCAAAAATCTCAAAAACTTTAAAAGTCTTATGGCAAGTTTACCCTTATTATCTTAATAGCCCAAGTAAGAAAAGGAGGGCGATGTTAGATACCCTATTTATCTGCTTCCTCTTGATTTTATTTTCTATTTTTACCAGCTTATTCCCACTTACCATGCTTAACTACTATTGGCTTCCGCTGTCCTTCTCATATATGTGGATCTTATTTTTTGGCTTACCAGAGCATTTAGACTGTAATCCAGTCGCAAATTTCTATTCAGAGTCAAGAAGTATTTTATCTAATCATTTAGTACGCCTTTTTCTATGGAACGGAAACTTTCATGCAGAGCATCATCTGCATCCTGGCCTTGCTGGCTCAAGCTTACAGCAAATATTTAAAAAAAATTCCGATTCTGTTCTTTATCAAGAAAAGTCATACCTCCATTGGCATATTAGGCTGATAAAAAAATTAATTAATATTAGCAATACAGGAAAAATGAACTCATGCCAAAATTGTTGA